Sequence from the Nasonia vitripennis strain AsymCx chromosome 5, Nvit_psr_1.1, whole genome shotgun sequence genome:
aaaatatctgATTAACGTGTTAAATCAGTtcgaatattaaaaatttataggAAAAATGAAGTCTAATCGCGCTAGTCTTAGTCATTTGCAGATTACGAAGAAGCGGCATACGACGGGAACGTTCATAAACCGAGTCACACTTGTATAAATCTTGACGAGACGACATTATCGTTAAATGCAGTTGTAAGTAAGGAAGCGGTGATAAACAAATGTTCCCAGTACCTTGTAACACTGCGAAGAGCCAATTCGTTTGTATCAATGTCCGTGTGTGAGTTGTAACTCCTGCCTGGCTTAGCTTGCGTGGGTCGACTGGCGTGTGTCTCTCCGGCTATGCTCACTAGtgttgtaataaaatgtaaaaaaaataaagttgaaaaaagtAGAGGAGTCGGAAATCGTTCTCGCGGGTCAGTTTCGTCCTTTTTCCCATTCTCGATTTCGGCCGCTTGGTAGTCGAGTAGCATCGGTAGACGAGAGAGAGGTGTGGTTTGTCACGTTCAAATACGCTCGTCTTCGCCGCCCTTTGCGTAAACCGGCTAAGCGAGTCGGCTCAAGCAATTAGAGAATGGGAATGACACTCTGAAGAATAAGTTGACTTAAGACATCGAGGAACAGGGCAGTCGTGGCGAGCCCATTTGCGTGAGCACTCTATCGAGCCACTGAAGCGGCCCATTCAGATGCAACTCGATCCAACACGGGGTCGAGGTAACCGTCTGGCGTCGGTATTCCGCGCCCCAACCTTTCACGAAGCTCATACGTATAGTGCACATCCGCGTTAGCTGGTAAACAGCTTCGAAACCTTGTGAAACTGATTGGGACAGTAGTGCTGCAAACTCCTGGTTGTTGAAAATCTTTAGATTACAACCTGCGGCAGAACAGAGCTTACATTAGCAAAACTAAATTTCACGCAAAGGCGAAACACAAAAAAAAGGGATGCTATCTACCTGGCGGTATTTTGCACACTGTAGCTGGATGCCAGCCATAACGTTGGTTGCAGTTCGGGCTCTGAACGAATATGCTTGAATCCGAGAGGCATTCTGCAAATACCTCACCCCCGATGTAGTATAACCTAACGCCTTTCCCAATGTGTCGTCTTGTTTGCTCGACTACGGTGTTGCGGTTAACGTTCGACAATAGTCCCAAGCAAAACCGTTCCGAATTACTGGGGTCTGTAAATCCATCCACGGTGATGCTAGGCTGAGAGGCGTGAAACGTCTCGCCCACCCTCGTGTTTAACTCGTAGTAACTTATCGAACACCTGTTGGAACATGTTTCCATTGGTTTCGCCGTTCTCACGATAAATCATAATCTCGATAGCAAAACTGCTTCCTTACCAAAAAGCGGGCTCGCAGTACATCACCGGCTGAGCGTCAGGACTGGGCGACAGTCGCGATAGCGACATATTGTCATTGTGATCCATATTGTCGCCGTCCTCGCTAATATAGCCAGGCGGCGGCGTGTCCGCTGGGGGATCCATCGAACCCGGCGCTGGATGGGGCGAGCCCTGGACACTGCCAAGGCTGCCGACACTCGCTGGACTCGTAGCCTGCATACTCTGTCGAGAAAAGAAACGAGGTTTATtacgatatttatttttcccgCTTTCGATATTAATATATACAACTCTATTCCGGCGTTTCCCGATATTCTCCCTCTACACGCGCTTCTTTTTGCTTTCTCCGCGACGGCTATTGCCAATATGCGATATTGCGATTGATCGATTGATTTtgggttttacaaaaaaaaaagagagagatacaaGCTCGACTTATCCAATAACTCTCTGAAAAATTCTTCGACCGACGAAGCAACAACTCACTTGCATTCCTTGGTATAGGTTATTtggttgctgctgttgcgggGACTGTGGAATCCCGTGTTGGttgtgttgctgctgctgttgcggcTGCTGATGCGGCTGcaattgctgctgctgttgctggtgATTGAGCGTCGCGTGAAAGCTCGCGTTCTCGGGAACGCTCGCGCTCAGCTCCTCCACCGAAGTGTTGTACAGAGTCGTCTCGTCGCCTGAGAGACTGTGCCGCGGCGTCACATAAATCGGCGGTAATTCTGAAACGATAGAAAACTATCAGTATAAAAGTTATactcaataaaaaaaaatactttgaaaCGGAAATCTTACCCGGACTCTGTATCCGCTGATAGTGGTAAGGGTTAACGCAGACCTCGTCCCTCTTCTGCGTGAAGGCGTACTCGCAGTGCTCGATGGCCCTGAGCTCGTGATGAGACTGGAGGTCGGGCCAGCGCCAGAGCCGGCAATAGATCACGTGGGGTAGTCCTTTGCCGCGTTGCACACCGTTGTCGCCGACGCCTCCTGGACTAGGCCTTCAAAGGTTCCGCGAGTGATATGAAAAGAACAGAGAGACACATCTCGGTTAGACACGAACGGTTGCCACCGTTTCTTCCTTAACGCCGCGTGTGTACCACACACGCGAGTACATTGCACatcagagagaagagagagagactcgtaGCGCTCGAGATGCAAGACATTTAACGCCTAGGTCTTATCAAAATAGTTGtgccaaaaataatttactccctcgctttctctctttctctctcgatttGCAGTCAAAGCTGTACAACTTCGCTGTATACATAGGACACGCGGTTATGCTGTTGTACTTTGACGTGCGTGCGGGCTTTATATTAGAAATAATTGCTTTTTGGTGCGCAGACTTCACATGCGTGTATAGATACGTGCTGCGAGAgagcgatagagagagagggctatatatacatgtacaaCACGTTCGCGCTGCAGTAGGGAGAGATCGATTATGAGCGCGGACCTCGCCCCGTTTATATCGTGTGTCTATacctgtatgtgtgtgtgtgtgtattttattCGTTTAATTAGAATTCCTGCGATGCGCACAATGTTATGCCGACGTAATGTTATTGTATATTTGGTATAATATACGGAATTAACGAGGCGAGCGCGATCATATTCGCTGCTTTAAATAAACACGCCGCGGGCAGTTTTAATTGCTAATTAAACGGGCTTCGCGCTTCGATTTTCATtgggtgtgtgtgtaggcGCGTGTTATGTGTATGTTGTTTGTTTGAATAATGAGGTAGAGTTGATAACCGTTTTGATTATGTTTGTTGAATCTAAGTTTTACTCTGAGTGCAGTGACGGAGAATTAATGTTCTCTCCGCGTGAAGCTATTGTTATATCCGAAAACAGCATTCGATTCACATGCAGCCTCGATCatccaaaaaaaaataaatacaaaacgCTATAAACACGCCTATACACGTAATTTCGTATAAGAAATCAAAGCGACATCAATAATGAACAGCATCCAAGATATCCCCCCTGGCACATGTCAGATCTCCTATTACCCGCGtcgcgtgtatacgtgtgacatAATAGAAGAGCCGCATCGCGTAtactgtatacgtatatatattatatcgaTGAGTCAGGTGCAGCACATCTCGTCTTGATTATCAATCCCGTGACGTCGCCTCTTAAACCGGCGATGTATACCCGTGCAAAGGACACAAAAGCTCTTATACGTACAGCCCACCCAGTATACTACAGCTATGAGAACATAGGTTTAGAGGCAGTTTACGAGACGAAGAAGATATTACAGTGTAATAACTGTTGCGCGCGATAATGAGTAGTTTTCAGATGTATCTTCACGACGTCGAGATATAGCTACGGGGAGTCGGTTTATGCAACCTTTCGCGGAGTATAACCACGGAAGGTAATACCGTAGTTTCAGGCTGGAGAATAAAAGGAAAATTTTCTAATCAACCCGAGCGCGATCCTTTGATAATGCCGCCGTTGCAGCGCCATTTTTATATCGTCCATATACTCGCGCTTCATAATGGTGATTATAATTCCTCGTCATCGTCACACTCCATAATACATCTACTCAGTGCCTATCGATCcttcaaattgaatttttcagggAAGATTGACGTTTTAAGAATATCTTCATCGACGTACTGTCGGCTGAATAATTAACGGCGACAGACGCGAAAGCGAGTCTAAAAACGGAGCGGAATATGAAAATATCCGTTTCATACGTATTATCCACTGCAACATCGCGAGGGGGAGAAACGAGCAGGTATCCGCTAATTCCTCCTTCGAAGAAGTCACATCCGGTATGGTAAACAAGCCGAAGGAAAGGCGACTCGGTAAGTAAGTGCTTATAGAACGAGAGGAAGAAGTTTACATTGTCGAGTGGCTCTTTACGCGGAAAGCAGCCGTTAATACTGCTGATCGAAGAGATCGTGAGAATCGAAAAGTTTTCGCGCTTTTGTTGCAGCAGCGGCTGTATATACGCCGAGTAAACGGTATAACACAGCTGATTTCGCTATAATGCTGTGACATCGATACGCTCGTGTGTTTAGAGGAATGTCTTTGTAAACAAGCCTCCAAGTCTGAGGAAAAACGAGAAGTTGTTGTGAGCTTTGTCCAAACAGGTCTGGTGTACGCAAGTTCGGTGACACGATAAGGATGAGATAAAAGACAGGTTGTTGTGGGATAATTATTCAACTGTACACAGCTTTCGCAATGAAATCTCGCGAAGGACATAGGAGCTTTCGTTCAAACTATCAAGATCCCGGCGATGTTTTTGTAATTCGCCGAGAGTCGGCCAACCGTATAAATCTCCGATAGAACGACGGAATCCAGCACGAACGGCATCGCCTTAGCGACGTCGCCATAGCAACAgaagccaagagagagagagagagagagagagagagagaaagagatatcCCGAGAGGCCGTGTAAACACCTATATGCACCGGCTGATCAGTGGCACGTGTCAAACGTTAAGCAAACACTTACATATATAGGGGCATATAACGCTCGCTGAAGCGCAGCATAGTTACATATCCGTATAGTTACATTATACGCTCCGCCGGACACCATGTTCCGCTGGACGGCAAAGACGTCGTCCAAGCGATGTTGTAATATCCTCTCCTTTCAGCGAGCTtttatgtatgtgtatacaaTGTAATGCATCGGATGACAGTCGCATATCGACGCCGGTATATAAGTACTCGAAATCTCTCAGTCTTTTTGTTCCGCGCGAACGAGTGGCCGTCAATCCTAACGCGACAGAGGCTCTCGATAGTTTTTTACCGATCAGCCTCTATATACGATATACATATGTCGTATCGCGAACACATGCTTGTGTACACTATATATTCGGCGAAAgcgctacacacacacacacacacgcacaggaGGGGGAGACATGgagtggctgctgctgcagcagcgtcgAAGAGGTCTTACATCCTATACGTGACAGGTTATAATTACGCGTCCTTCACGACGAAAACAAACGACGACTCACGTgctgcatgtgtgtgtgtagtgcAACGTTCAAAGAGCGAGCGGTGCGCTTAGGCTGCGAAGGCGCGGTGTTgccgcgactctctctctctctctctctctctctctctctctctctcatcttctctccctccctctctcgttAGTAATCGATAATTGGCACGCGGCGATACTGCCTATACGTATACACCTTCactcgatctctctctctcactcacgtGTTTCGAGCACGAGACTTGCGTAAGGTATGTATATGCGCACACCTGTGAAATAAACGGTGGATTTCCGAATGACgacgattttattttatttttctcttttttttcaaacgagagagagatagagaatcGTCGGGGTGAATGACCTCTCCGACATCGTCGGCGGCGGTGACGGCGCAAGCGCATcatgtctctttctctctctctctctctctctctctctctctctctctctctctctctgtgtccgTCACCTGTTACAGTAATTATACCGGCTGCTAATAATAGCAGAACTCGAATTTTCTCACCTCGTTAGCCGATtcatgtgtgtgtacacactgctaatactctctctctctctctctctctctctctctctatctctctctctctctctctctctctctctctccgagattgaattttcaaagCGAGCTATTCTCGCCCCGCGATAGACACTTTTGAGAGGGATGTGCCCGATTAGCCGCGGGGCTAATcgctttgaaaatttaaaaacacgtgcgtACTTTCATTAAGCTTTCCTTtgtcaagagagagagagagacaaaaacGCGCGAGTCGAAGGATGTTTGCCTTggggtaaatattttttacgagATGCTGATATGGTTGACCCGTCTCCTCTCGGCGGCTCTCTGTTTACGTCGAAGCGAGGAAGCGATTTTTTTCGTCTACAGCGACGAAGTCCGATTGAGAAAAGAGAGCAGCGAATACAAGCTTCTCGGAATACATATacctatgtgtgtgtgtgtgtttcgcGAGAGATACGATCTGCGCGTCGCGCGCTCTCGGTGTCAGGGAACACAGAGCCCCGAAAAGCGCGActgcagcagcgagagagatCGGACGTAATCTCGATAAGATAGGCGAGTCTGGCTGTTCATGATATAAGCGAAATTCGAGGATGGATTATTTAACGAGACGCCGTTTCCGCTC
This genomic interval carries:
- the LOC100114895 gene encoding mothers against decapentaplegic homolog 3 isoform X2, translated to MPVCRTREHVPSPGGVGDNGVQRGKGLPHVIYCRLWRWPDLQSHHELRAIEHCEYAFTQKRDEVCVNPYHYQRIQSPELPPIYVTPRHSLSGDETTLYNTSVEELSASVPENASFHATLNHQQQQQQLQPHQQPQQQQQHNQHGIPQSPQQQQPNNLYQGMQSMQATSPASVGSLGSVQGSPHPAPGSMDPPADTPPPGYISEDGDNMDHNDNMSLSRLSPSPDAQPVMYCEPAFWCSISYYELNTRVGETFHASQPSITVDGFTDPSNSERFCLGLLSNVNRNTVVEQTRRHIGKGVRLYYIGGEVFAECLSDSSIFVQSPNCNQRYGWHPATVCKIPPGCNLKIFNNQEFAALLSQSVSQGFEAVYQLTRMCTIRMSFVKGWGAEYRRQTVTSTPCWIELHLNGPLQWLDRVLTQMGSPRLPCSSMS
- the LOC100114895 gene encoding mothers against decapentaplegic homolog 3 isoform X1 → MMTSMLSSFNPPIVKRLLGWKKAEGEDKWSEKAVKSLVKKLKKSAGLDELEKAITTQSCNTKCITIPRPSPGGVGDNGVQRGKGLPHVIYCRLWRWPDLQSHHELRAIEHCEYAFTQKRDEVCVNPYHYQRIQSPELPPIYVTPRHSLSGDETTLYNTSVEELSASVPENASFHATLNHQQQQQQLQPHQQPQQQQQHNQHGIPQSPQQQQPNNLYQGMQSMQATSPASVGSLGSVQGSPHPAPGSMDPPADTPPPGYISEDGDNMDHNDNMSLSRLSPSPDAQPVMYCEPAFWCSISYYELNTRVGETFHASQPSITVDGFTDPSNSERFCLGLLSNVNRNTVVEQTRRHIGKGVRLYYIGGEVFAECLSDSSIFVQSPNCNQRYGWHPATVCKIPPGCNLKIFNNQEFAALLSQSVSQGFEAVYQLTRMCTIRMSFVKGWGAEYRRQTVTSTPCWIELHLNGPLQWLDRVLTQMGSPRLPCSSMS